The DNA sequence GTAAAAACTTAGATTATTTGTACAATTAATTCTGTATTCCGGTATTTTTTTTCTGAAGGACTTTTTACAGCACCCTCAATGCCTTATAATAGTAGGAATAAGATGATTGATTTAAAGGCCAAAGGAGATACCAAATGAAAATACAGAATTTTAATAAAGTGCTGGTCGCAAACAGGGGAGAAATTGCGATCAGGGTTTTTCGGGCCTGCAAAGAGCTCGGGATCAGAACCGTTGCTATTTATTCGGAAGAAGACAAATACGCTTTGTTCAGAGCGAAAGCGGATGAATCCTACCTGATTGGCGAGAAAAAGAAGCCGATCGAAGTATACTTAAGCATTGGTGAAATTATTAACCTCGCCCTAAAAAAGGGCGTCGATGCCATTCATCCTGGCTATGGCTTCTTATCAGAAAACCCGGAATTCGCGGAAAAGTGTGAGGAAGCCGGTATTGTTTATATCGGACCGTCTGTTCATACACTTGAAAATCTTGGGGATAAAATCAAATCTAAACTGCTGGCCCAAAGTGTAGGAGTTCCTGTCATTCCCGGCGTGGACAAACCGATGACTTCCGTGGACGAAGCTGTGGTCTTTGCCGAGAAATATGGATATCCCGTGATTCTGAAAGCGGCAGCAGGCGGCGGCGGAAGAGGAATGCGCGTCGTCTACAGTGAAAAGGACCTGGAGCGTGAATTTAATAATGCCAGAACAGAGGCTAAGAAGGCTTTTGGCATTGAAGATATTTTTATTGAGAAATATCTGGAAAGACCCAAACACATTGAAGTTCAAATCCTGGCCGACAAGTACGGTAATATCGTTCATCTGTATGAGCGGGACTGCTCCGTGCAGCGCCGCCATCAGAAGATCCTCGAATTCACGCCGGCTTTCTCGATTCCGCAGGAAGTCAGAGATCGGCTGTACCAGGATGCGCTTAAGCTTTCCAGAGCTGTCAATTATGTTAATGCAGGCACTGCGGAGTTTCTGGTTGACAAGCACGGCAACCACTATTTTATTGAAATGAATCCCCGGATCCAAGTCGAGCACACAATCACTGAGATGACGACAGGGATCGATATTGTTCAGAGCCAGATTTTGATCGCTCAGGGCTACCCGCTAAATTCGAAAGAAATTGGGGTTTCGTCCCAGGAGTCGGTGGTTCCACGCGGATACTCGATCCAGTGCAGAATTACCACGGAAGATCCGCTCTCAAACTTTATGCCGGACACAGGAAAAATTGACGTATACCGGACCAGTTCCGGTTTTGGCATCCGGCTCGACGGCGGTAATGGCTACACCGGCGCGAACATCTCACCTTACTATGACAGCCTGCTCGTTAAAATCATTTCTTGGGCCAGAACGTTTGAAGGAACCACGCAAAAAGCAATCCGTTCCGTTAAAGAAATGAATGTCAAAGGGGTCAAGACCAACGAAGCCTTCCTTATTAACGTCATGAACCACGAGAAATTCTTAAGCGGAGAATGTGATACCCATTTTATCGATGACACGCCGGAGCTTTTTGACATCAAACCCAAAAAGGATTACGAAACAAAGCTTCTAAAATATATCGGCGAAAAAATTGTCAACGAAGTCAAGAGCACCAAGAAAGACTATAACATCGCCCCAGTCCCAAAAATTGAACTGCCTTCCGAACGTACAGGAATCAGAGACATCCTGCAGCAGCGCGGCGCTGACGGCTTCGTATCCTGGGTCAAAGACCAGAACAAACTACTGCTGACCGACACGACTTTCCGGGACGCGCATCAGTCCCTGCTGGCAACGCGGGTTCGGACCAAGGATCTTGTGTCGATTGCCGAAGCGACTTCCGTCCTGGCCAGTGATATGTTTTCCATGGAAATGTGGGGTGGAGCTACTTTTGATGTTGCCTACCGCTTTTTACGGGAATCACCCTGGCGCAGGCTGCAGAAACTCAGACAACTCATCCCGAATATCCCGTTCCAGATGCTGATCCGTGGCGCCAATGCCGTAGGATATACGAACTATCCCGACAACCTGATCCGAGCCTTTATCCAGGAAGCCGCAGTACAAGGCATTGATATCTTCAGGATCTTTGACAGCCTGAACTGGCTGAAAGGTATGGAAGTGGCTTTTGACGAAGTGATGAAGACCGGGAAAATAGCAGAAGTATGTTTATGCTATACCGGGGATATCCTCGATGAAAGCAAAGAAAAATACTCGCTGAACTATTACCTGAAGATGGCGAAAGAAATCGAGAAGATGGGCGCCCATATACTTGGCATCAAAGATATGTCCGGCCTGCTGAAACCCTATGCCGCGGCTAAACTGATCAAAGCCCTGAAGCAGGAAATATCCATTCCAATCCACCTGCATACGCATGATACCAGCGGAAACGCTGTCGCCACGATTCTGATGGCGGCTGAAGCAGGGGTGGATATCGTCGATGCGGCGCTCAGTCCAATGGCAGGAACCACGAGCCAGCCTTCCATGGATTCAATCATTGCTGCGCTCCGCAATACCAAGATGGATCCGGGAATGGACCTCGACGATATTCAAAAGCTCTGCAATTATTGGAGTGAAGCCAGAACGTTCTATGAGCAGTTTGAATCCGGACTGAAATCTGGAACTGCTGAAATATACAAATATGAGATCCCTGGAGGCCAGTATTCCAATCTGAAGCCGCAGGTGGAAAGTTTCGGTCTTGGCCACAAATTTGATGAAGTCAAAGCGATGTATATAGAGGTCAACCAGATCCTCGGTGACATCGTCAAGGTGACCCCTACCTCTAAAGTCGTCGGAGATATGGCCATCTTTATGGTTCAAAACGGGCTGACCGGAGAAAATCTGTTCAAAAAGGGCAAAACGCTCGCGTTTCCCGATTCGGTCGTCGACTATTTCAAAGGAAT is a window from the Dehalobacter sp. DCA genome containing:
- a CDS encoding pyruvate carboxylase — protein: MKIQNFNKVLVANRGEIAIRVFRACKELGIRTVAIYSEEDKYALFRAKADESYLIGEKKKPIEVYLSIGEIINLALKKGVDAIHPGYGFLSENPEFAEKCEEAGIVYIGPSVHTLENLGDKIKSKLLAQSVGVPVIPGVDKPMTSVDEAVVFAEKYGYPVILKAAAGGGGRGMRVVYSEKDLEREFNNARTEAKKAFGIEDIFIEKYLERPKHIEVQILADKYGNIVHLYERDCSVQRRHQKILEFTPAFSIPQEVRDRLYQDALKLSRAVNYVNAGTAEFLVDKHGNHYFIEMNPRIQVEHTITEMTTGIDIVQSQILIAQGYPLNSKEIGVSSQESVVPRGYSIQCRITTEDPLSNFMPDTGKIDVYRTSSGFGIRLDGGNGYTGANISPYYDSLLVKIISWARTFEGTTQKAIRSVKEMNVKGVKTNEAFLINVMNHEKFLSGECDTHFIDDTPELFDIKPKKDYETKLLKYIGEKIVNEVKSTKKDYNIAPVPKIELPSERTGIRDILQQRGADGFVSWVKDQNKLLLTDTTFRDAHQSLLATRVRTKDLVSIAEATSVLASDMFSMEMWGGATFDVAYRFLRESPWRRLQKLRQLIPNIPFQMLIRGANAVGYTNYPDNLIRAFIQEAAVQGIDIFRIFDSLNWLKGMEVAFDEVMKTGKIAEVCLCYTGDILDESKEKYSLNYYLKMAKEIEKMGAHILGIKDMSGLLKPYAAAKLIKALKQEISIPIHLHTHDTSGNAVATILMAAEAGVDIVDAALSPMAGTTSQPSMDSIIAALRNTKMDPGMDLDDIQKLCNYWSEARTFYEQFESGLKSGTAEIYKYEIPGGQYSNLKPQVESFGLGHKFDEVKAMYIEVNQILGDIVKVTPTSKVVGDMAIFMVQNGLTGENLFKKGKTLAFPDSVVDYFKGMMGQPEGGFPEELQKIVLKGQDPITCRPGEILEAVDFEKINKKLQEEYHIEPNIRNALSYALYPKVYSDYLKSLDEFGHLYNLESHVFFYGLKEGETSEIELDEGKTMILKLVEVRDVDEEGYKTLLFEINGNRREVRIFDRNFEEKEKVSVTLMADPNNPKEIASSITGIISKVFVKENEKIINKQSMLIIEAMKMETNIMAPTDGEIESILISEGQQVKSGQLIIKLK